A region of Chloracidobacterium sp. DNA encodes the following proteins:
- a CDS encoding LysR family transcriptional regulator — MHIETLKVFCDLVDLESFSLAAERNFITQSAVSQQIRALEEKFKRRLLERIRGRREVKLTPAGEVFYRESKNVLTAFDQLEENLRGVVGKIGGTVKVATVYSVGLHELPSKVREFMTKFPAAKIDLEYSRTTRVVRDVLNGTVELGVLAFPEPRRGITITPMAENRLVLIAPPDHKFATKKKVKVTELNGQDFVLFERDIPTRKAMDKIFKANGIEVKKVAEFDNIETIKRAVEVGFGLAIVPEPAVSEAKKAGTLAVIQLAEKYWVRSVGVIHRTDKSLSLAAKKFVQLLSE; from the coding sequence ATGCACATCGAAACACTAAAAGTATTCTGCGACCTCGTTGACCTCGAAAGTTTTTCACTCGCTGCCGAGCGTAATTTTATTACGCAATCAGCCGTCAGCCAGCAAATACGGGCGCTTGAGGAAAAATTCAAACGCCGTCTTCTCGAACGCATACGCGGCCGACGCGAAGTAAAGCTCACGCCTGCAGGCGAAGTGTTTTATCGCGAATCCAAGAATGTTCTCACTGCCTTTGATCAACTCGAAGAAAACCTTCGCGGCGTGGTCGGCAAGATCGGCGGCACTGTCAAGGTCGCGACTGTTTACAGTGTCGGCCTGCACGAGCTGCCGTCAAAGGTGCGCGAATTTATGACTAAGTTCCCAGCGGCAAAGATCGACCTCGAATATTCGCGCACAACGCGCGTTGTGCGCGATGTGCTAAACGGGACGGTCGAACTCGGCGTTCTAGCCTTTCCCGAACCCCGACGCGGCATCACGATTACACCTATGGCTGAAAATCGCTTAGTGCTGATCGCACCGCCAGATCACAAATTCGCGACAAAGAAGAAGGTGAAAGTAACCGAACTGAACGGCCAGGATTTCGTTTTGTTCGAACGCGACATCCCGACGCGAAAGGCAATGGACAAGATATTTAAGGCAAATGGCATCGAAGTAAAAAAAGTCGCCGAGTTCGACAATATCGAAACCATCAAACGCGCGGTTGAGGTCGGCTTCGGTCTTGCCATCGTGCCCGAACCGGCAGTAAGCGAAGCAAAAAAAGCCGGCACTCTTGCCGTAATCCAATTAGCAGAAAAATACTGGGTACGCTCCGTCGGCGTCATCCACCGCACCGACAAAAGCCTTTCACTCGCCGCAAAGAAGTTTGTTCAGTTGCTTAGTGAATAG
- a CDS encoding type III pantothenate kinase codes for MFLAVDIGNTSTKFGIFNGEHLTSKFSIPTDKECTASDLRSLIGSEQAISNAAVCSVVPERGTLLTNAIRDAFGIRTLSITNDLAFGLKINYQPLSTLGTDRLVNSFAAAEKYGMPCIVCSIGTATTFDVVSEMRELLGGMIAPGMKTMAKALHLYTAKLPEVEIKRPESVLGNTTVESIRSGVYYGHVAMIEGVIQKIKNEINGVPKVVATGGFASMVAENTSLIDIVDENLLLDGLRLFHERFNK; via the coding sequence ATGTTTCTCGCCGTTGACATCGGAAACACTTCAACCAAGTTTGGCATTTTCAACGGCGAACATCTTACATCAAAATTCTCGATCCCGACCGACAAAGAATGTACTGCGAGCGATCTGAGGTCGCTGATCGGTAGTGAACAAGCGATCTCAAATGCTGCTGTTTGCTCTGTAGTGCCTGAAAGAGGGACATTGCTCACCAATGCAATACGCGACGCTTTCGGTATCCGCACACTTTCTATCACAAACGATCTCGCCTTTGGTTTGAAGATCAACTATCAACCGCTCTCAACTCTTGGCACAGATCGTTTGGTGAATTCGTTTGCCGCTGCAGAGAAATATGGAATGCCGTGCATTGTGTGCAGCATTGGCACGGCAACAACGTTTGATGTCGTTAGTGAGATGCGTGAACTACTAGGCGGTATGATCGCTCCCGGAATGAAGACAATGGCAAAAGCTCTGCATCTGTACACTGCAAAGCTGCCGGAGGTCGAGATCAAGAGGCCGGAAAGCGTCCTCGGCAACACCACTGTCGAATCAATTCGATCCGGTGTTTACTATGGCCACGTTGCGATGATCGAAGGAGTGATACAAAAAATAAAAAACGAAATAAACGGCGTTCCAAAAGTCGTCGCCACCGGTGGATTCGCATCAATGGTTGCCGAAAACACATCGCTTATCGATATTGTCGATGAAAATCTGCTGCTCGATGGCCTGCGATTATTTCACGAACGCTTTAATAAGTAA
- a CDS encoding ergothioneine biosynthesis protein EgtB translates to MGQKGLAELYLEVRSQTERLCEPLEIEDYIPQPVVDVSPPKWNIAHTTWFFEEMILKKYAADYKIFDESFGFLFNSYYNSIGKRTARDHRGALSRPTVKQVFAYRKYVDEQMGDLLSGDVSDDLRELVILGLNHEQQHQELFLTDLKYTFSVNPLFPVYREDYAPEEQSEPPAVAGGWFDIAGGIYEIGHDGQEFCFDNELNRHKVYLDDFAISDRLITNAEFNEFIEAGGYSDFRLWYSEGWDWVNQNEIGSPLYWHKHAGGWQHYTFAGLRDLPPDAPVCHVSYYEAAAFAEWKGMRLPTEFEWEAANSKFDWGKRWEWTNSAYLPYPGFKKAAGAVGEYNGKFMINQMVLRGASAVTPDGHSRPSYRNFFHPHLRWQFTGIRLVK, encoded by the coding sequence ATGGGCCAAAAAGGCCTCGCAGAGCTTTATCTCGAAGTGCGTTCTCAAACGGAACGGCTATGTGAACCGCTTGAGATCGAAGATTATATTCCGCAGCCTGTGGTTGATGTATCGCCGCCAAAATGGAACATCGCTCACACAACGTGGTTCTTTGAGGAAATGATCCTCAAAAAGTATGCAGCCGATTACAAAATTTTTGACGAAAGTTTTGGCTTTCTCTTTAACAGTTATTACAACTCTATCGGAAAACGTACCGCACGCGATCATCGCGGAGCGTTGAGCCGTCCGACTGTGAAGCAGGTCTTTGCATATCGCAAATATGTAGATGAACAAATGGGTGATCTTTTATCGGGCGATGTTTCCGATGATTTACGAGAGTTGGTAATCCTTGGCCTAAACCACGAACAGCAGCATCAGGAACTATTCCTGACTGATCTTAAATACACCTTCAGCGTCAACCCGCTTTTCCCCGTCTATCGCGAAGACTATGCACCGGAGGAACAGTCAGAACCACCTGCTGTAGCGGGTGGTTGGTTCGACATCGCAGGCGGCATCTATGAGATCGGCCACGATGGCCAGGAATTTTGCTTTGACAACGAGCTTAACCGACACAAAGTTTATCTCGACGATTTTGCCATCAGCGACCGGCTCATAACCAACGCCGAATTTAACGAGTTTATCGAAGCCGGCGGCTATTCCGATTTCAGGCTGTGGTATTCCGAAGGCTGGGATTGGGTCAATCAAAACGAGATCGGATCACCGCTCTATTGGCATAAGCACGCGGGTGGATGGCAGCACTACACGTTTGCCGGTTTGAGAGATCTGCCGCCCGACGCTCCGGTCTGCCACGTTTCATATTACGAAGCCGCCGCTTTCGCCGAGTGGAAAGGTATGAGGCTCCCGACCGAATTCGAATGGGAAGCAGCAAACTCAAAATTCGACTGGGGCAAGCGTTGGGAATGGACAAACAGCGCATATCTGCCGTATCCCGGTTTCAAAAAAGCCGCCGGTGCGGTTGGAGAATACAATGGCAAATTTATGATCAATCAGATGGTCTTACGAGGTGCTTCGGCTGTAACACCGGACGGCCACAGTCGTCCATCATACAGAAACTTTTTTCATCCGCATTTAAGATGGCAGTTTACAGGAATAAGACTGGTAAAGTGA
- the ispH gene encoding 4-hydroxy-3-methylbut-2-enyl diphosphate reductase: MKVLLADEYGFCFGVERAVEMVEDALADGETVRSLGPLIHNKQEMQRLAHEGVTAISEPVQIGRGETAVIRAHGVTPQIQKELEEKATKVVDATCPFVTRVQKLAARAAEQDRHVIIVGSPDHPEMIGVKGYAPDHAFVIRDETEVAGLPWLRNPLVVSQTTIKAKTFFDTAEAIKQKTDDEVQIVNTICSATKDRQEAARALAGMVDVFYIIGGRHSSNSVKLLAVCKEQCEKSYLIETEEEINDADLVGAEKVGVTAGASTPNWLIEKIVKHLEAIGHEQLALQA; the protein is encoded by the coding sequence ATGAAGGTACTGCTGGCAGATGAATACGGTTTTTGTTTTGGCGTCGAACGCGCCGTCGAGATGGTCGAAGACGCTCTCGCCGATGGCGAAACGGTTCGAAGCCTAGGCCCGCTGATCCACAACAAACAGGAAATGCAGCGGCTCGCCCACGAAGGCGTAACCGCCATCAGCGAGCCTGTCCAGATCGGACGAGGCGAAACTGCAGTCATTCGTGCTCACGGCGTTACTCCGCAAATCCAAAAGGAGCTGGAAGAAAAAGCGACAAAGGTCGTGGATGCGACTTGCCCTTTTGTCACACGAGTTCAAAAGCTAGCTGCCCGCGCCGCCGAACAGGATCGCCACGTTATCATCGTCGGCAGTCCCGATCATCCCGAAATGATCGGCGTCAAAGGTTACGCACCCGATCATGCTTTTGTAATTCGAGATGAGACCGAAGTTGCCGGCCTGCCGTGGCTGCGTAATCCGTTGGTGGTCTCGCAAACAACGATCAAGGCCAAAACATTCTTCGACACCGCCGAAGCGATCAAGCAAAAGACCGACGACGAAGTGCAGATCGTCAACACCATCTGCTCTGCCACTAAGGACCGACAGGAAGCCGCTCGAGCACTCGCCGGAATGGTTGACGTTTTCTACATCATCGGTGGCCGCCACTCGTCAAACAGCGTCAAACTACTCGCCGTCTGCAAGGAGCAATGCGAAAAGAGCTACTTAATAGAAACTGAAGAAGAGATCAATGATGCTGATCTTGTGGGAGCAGAAAAGGTTGGCGTCACCGCCGGAGCTTCAACCCCAAACTGGCTTATCGAAAAGATCGTCAAGCACCTCGAAGCGATCGGACATGAACAACTAGCTTTGCAAGCATGA
- a CDS encoding biotin--[acetyl-CoA-carboxylase] ligase, producing MNFTILRFDTIDSTNTEAAKQAKLGADEGLCVIAQQQTSGRGRHGRTWISEKDSGLYFSIVLRPKIDMRFLPLITLMTGVAVYDALAEFGLKPDIKWVNDILIGDKKVCGILAETVETPIGLAVIVGIGINVTSQNFPDEIADTATSIEAESLSGVIAVAEIETTLTKYLSYWYAILYGENGHINIIGEWQRRSSYFSGKSVRVTLENEVFHGITDGLEENGALRVKTSGGSVMIVQAGDVERLRPNNE from the coding sequence ATGAACTTCACCATTCTCCGATTCGACACAATTGATTCAACCAACACCGAGGCCGCCAAACAAGCCAAGCTCGGTGCCGACGAAGGGTTGTGCGTCATTGCCCAACAGCAAACCAGCGGACGCGGTCGGCACGGACGCACGTGGATCTCTGAAAAGGATTCGGGATTGTATTTTAGTATTGTACTGCGCCCGAAAATTGATATGCGTTTTCTGCCGCTCATCACATTGATGACGGGAGTTGCAGTATATGACGCTCTGGCGGAATTTGGCTTGAAGCCGGATATTAAGTGGGTCAATGACATTCTAATTGGCGACAAAAAGGTCTGCGGCATTCTAGCAGAAACGGTCGAAACACCTATAGGCTTGGCAGTGATCGTCGGTATAGGCATAAACGTTACATCGCAAAATTTCCCGGACGAGATTGCTGACACCGCAACTTCCATCGAAGCAGAGTCTCTTTCGGGAGTAATAGCTGTTGCGGAAATTGAAACTACGCTGACCAAGTACCTAAGCTACTGGTACGCGATCCTTTACGGCGAGAATGGACACATCAATATCATCGGTGAGTGGCAGCGGCGCTCGTCATATTTCAGCGGAAAGAGCGTCCGTGTAACACTCGAAAACGAGGTTTTCCATGGCATTACCGACGGTCTCGAAGAAAATGGGGCACTAAGAGTGAAGACCAGCGGCGGCTCGGTTATGATAGTCCAGGCCGGCGACGTTGAACGCCTACGACCCAACAACGAATGA
- a CDS encoding GNAT family N-acetyltransferase — MANRNETLSRSYKFLNEDYFQKLYEAFIEAFSDYVIPFALTDTQFRNHINLNGVELERTVGCFEDDRLIGFSLNGFGEWEGRQTVYDAGTGVNPGFRRRGISEAMFEMMIPKFKAEGIQQWLLEVITTNNAALSLYGKLGFNSVRELAVLQFDGHMAALSEMPQNIEIRDIDDPDWSLRTTFWDGRTSWQNSVAAIERSRKMKRIIGAFSGGKCVGYIIFSSVFGRVAQIAVEKDHRNRGIGTALMLAMQAATAEGFPLQIINIDKSLSTAMDYFKNRGFYENVGQYEMKMEM; from the coding sequence ATGGCGAACAGAAACGAAACTCTTTCACGATCCTACAAGTTTTTGAACGAAGACTATTTCCAAAAGCTTTACGAGGCTTTTATCGAAGCATTTTCCGATTATGTTATACCTTTTGCCCTAACCGACACGCAGTTTCGCAATCATATTAATCTGAATGGCGTCGAACTTGAGCGAACGGTCGGATGTTTTGAGGACGATCGGCTTATTGGGTTTTCGTTAAACGGCTTTGGCGAGTGGGAAGGAAGGCAAACCGTATATGACGCTGGAACCGGTGTGAATCCCGGCTTTAGGCGTCGGGGCATCAGCGAGGCTATGTTCGAAATGATGATCCCGAAATTTAAGGCGGAAGGTATTCAGCAGTGGCTGCTTGAGGTAATTACGACGAACAATGCGGCCCTTAGTCTCTATGGAAAACTAGGTTTTAATTCGGTCCGCGAACTCGCTGTTCTTCAATTTGACGGGCACATGGCCGCATTATCGGAGATGCCTCAAAATATCGAAATACGCGATATAGATGATCCCGATTGGAGCCTGCGGACAACCTTTTGGGATGGCAGAACGTCCTGGCAGAATTCGGTTGCTGCTATCGAGCGTAGCCGTAAAATGAAGCGCATTATCGGCGCATTTTCAGGAGGTAAATGTGTTGGCTATATAATTTTTTCTTCTGTATTCGGGCGCGTCGCACAGATCGCTGTTGAGAAAGATCATCGCAATCGCGGTATCGGAACGGCTCTTATGCTGGCGATGCAGGCCGCGACGGCGGAAGGCTTTCCATTGCAGATCATTAATATCGACAAATCGCTTAGCACCGCCATGGATTACTTCAAAAATCGAGGTTTTTACGAGAATGTCGGCCAATACGAAATGAAAATGGAGATGTGA
- the sdhA gene encoding succinate dehydrogenase flavoprotein subunit, giving the protein MANGLKIAIVGGGLAGLAAAMKIAEAGHEVDLISVVPVKRSHSVCAQGGINGAVNTKGEGDSPAKHLDDTVYGGDFLANQPPVKRMCDMAPAIINLFDRMGVPFSRTKEGLMDFRRFGGTLHHRTAFSGASTGQQLLYALDEQVRRWETAGKVTKYEGWEMLSLVLDDHQVCRGLIAMNLQTLELKSFAADAVIMATGGPGLIFGKSTNSMTCTGSATSICYQQGARYANGEFIQVHPTSIPGEDKLRLMSESARGEGGRVWVPKADGDARSPRDIPESERWYFLEEKYPAYGNLVPRDIATREIFQVCLEGHGVGGENQVYLDLTHIPADVLTERLGAILEIYEMFVGDDPRFVPMRIFPGVHYSMGGLWVDFEQRTNIPGLFAAGECDYSIHGANRLGANSLVSCVYGGFTAAPSAIEYAKNIERGNTESNGIHAAELKHQQDLNNAIVKSEGGENQYKLHEELGKVMTDNVTVVRYNDRLQATDDKIRELQERFGKISINDSNLWATQAIPHARQLTNMLELARVITLGALNRNESRGAHYKPDFPERDDENFMKTTIAEYSAEAPVLSYEPVDVSLVEPRKRDYSKGKK; this is encoded by the coding sequence ATGGCAAATGGTCTAAAAATCGCAATAGTTGGCGGCGGCCTTGCAGGCCTTGCGGCGGCGATGAAGATCGCTGAGGCAGGACACGAAGTCGATCTGATCTCAGTTGTGCCGGTAAAGCGTTCGCACTCAGTTTGTGCGCAGGGCGGCATCAACGGCGCGGTCAATACAAAAGGTGAAGGCGATTCACCGGCTAAGCACCTCGACGACACGGTTTACGGAGGCGATTTTCTTGCCAATCAACCGCCCGTCAAACGAATGTGCGACATGGCCCCGGCGATCATCAATTTATTTGATCGCATGGGTGTTCCTTTTTCGCGAACGAAGGAAGGCCTGATGGATTTTCGGCGGTTTGGTGGAACGCTGCATCATCGTACTGCTTTTTCGGGAGCTTCGACCGGTCAACAGCTTTTGTATGCTCTCGATGAACAGGTTCGCCGTTGGGAAACCGCAGGGAAGGTCACCAAATACGAAGGCTGGGAAATGCTTTCGCTCGTGCTTGACGATCATCAGGTTTGCCGCGGGTTGATCGCGATGAACCTTCAAACGCTTGAACTAAAATCATTTGCGGCTGATGCCGTGATAATGGCGACCGGCGGGCCGGGATTGATCTTTGGCAAATCGACGAACTCAATGACCTGTACCGGCAGCGCGACGTCCATTTGTTATCAGCAAGGTGCTCGATATGCGAACGGTGAATTTATCCAGGTGCATCCGACCTCGATTCCGGGCGAAGACAAATTGAGATTGATGAGCGAATCGGCTCGCGGCGAAGGCGGTCGCGTTTGGGTGCCGAAAGCCGACGGCGATGCCCGTTCGCCGCGTGATATCCCCGAAAGCGAGCGTTGGTATTTTCTAGAAGAAAAATATCCCGCATACGGAAATCTTGTCCCGCGTGACATCGCAACGCGCGAGATCTTTCAAGTATGTCTCGAAGGCCACGGTGTCGGCGGTGAGAATCAGGTCTATCTCGACCTGACGCATATTCCTGCAGATGTTTTGACGGAGCGTTTGGGTGCGATCCTTGAGATCTATGAGATGTTCGTCGGTGACGATCCGCGATTTGTTCCGATGCGAATTTTCCCGGGCGTGCATTATTCAATGGGCGGCCTTTGGGTCGATTTTGAACAGCGGACAAATATTCCCGGATTGTTTGCCGCAGGCGAATGTGATTATTCGATCCACGGTGCAAATCGTCTCGGAGCAAATTCTCTTGTTTCATGTGTCTATGGCGGTTTTACGGCGGCTCCGTCAGCGATCGAATACGCAAAAAATATCGAACGTGGGAACACCGAGTCAAACGGCATCCACGCTGCCGAACTCAAACACCAGCAAGATTTGAACAACGCTATAGTCAAAAGCGAAGGCGGCGAAAATCAATACAAACTGCACGAAGAACTCGGCAAAGTGATGACCGATAACGTCACCGTCGTTCGCTACAACGACCGCTTGCAAGCCACTGATGACAAGATACGTGAACTGCAAGAAAGATTTGGCAAGATATCGATCAATGACTCGAACCTGTGGGCAACGCAGGCAATTCCGCACGCACGTCAGTTAACTAACATGCTCGAATTGGCACGCGTCATCACGCTCGGTGCCCTTAATCGCAACGAATCACGCGGAGCACATTACAAGCCTGATTTTCCCGAACGCGACGATGAGAATTTTATGAAAACGACCATCGCGGAATATTCAGCCGAGGCGCCGGTTTTGTCTTACGAGCCCGTTGATGTTTCGCTGGTAGAACCGAGAAAGCGTGATTATTCGAAAGGAAAGAAATGA
- a CDS encoding VanW family protein: MKRRLSEIHPIFYHTRIWQKRAFRRVADLPLAGRFAFEIETENLPFTCNKHQSLLRRRMGNSDPQLQENKIKNLNIACPTIDRILIKPGQIFSFWRQVGEATTEKGYVEGMQLSQGEVVRGVGGGLCQLSNLLYWMTLHTPLKIVERHHHSFDPFPDDNRVLPFGSGCGVFYNYIDLRFFNPTDLTFQIRLWLTSEHLKGAIYSDRETPHSYHVFEKNHRFLHENGKNFRENEIWRDIVDRRTGNRVAEEMIVKNFAEVKYELNFIAGKCSL, translated from the coding sequence ATGAAACGACGTTTGTCAGAAATTCACCCGATCTTTTATCACACGCGCATCTGGCAGAAACGCGCTTTCCGCCGCGTTGCCGACCTGCCTCTCGCCGGCCGCTTTGCGTTTGAGATCGAGACCGAGAATTTGCCTTTCACCTGCAATAAACACCAATCGCTGCTCCGTCGGCGTATGGGAAACTCGGATCCGCAATTGCAGGAAAACAAGATCAAGAATCTCAATATCGCGTGCCCGACGATCGATAGAATATTGATAAAACCCGGACAAATATTCTCATTTTGGCGGCAGGTCGGCGAAGCGACCACCGAAAAGGGATATGTCGAAGGCATGCAGTTGTCGCAAGGCGAAGTGGTCCGCGGCGTCGGCGGTGGATTGTGCCAGCTTTCAAATTTGCTCTATTGGATGACTCTCCACACACCGCTAAAGATCGTCGAGCGACACCATCACAGCTTTGATCCATTTCCCGATGACAATCGCGTTCTGCCATTCGGCAGCGGTTGTGGAGTTTTTTACAACTACATTGATCTGCGATTTTTTAATCCGACCGATCTCACTTTTCAGATCAGGCTGTGGTTGACTAGCGAACATTTGAAAGGGGCGATCTATTCTGATCGCGAAACACCGCATTCGTATCACGTATTTGAGAAAAACCATCGTTTCCTTCACGAAAACGGGAAGAATTTTCGTGAGAACGAGATCTGGCGGGACATCGTCGACCGGAGAACAGGAAATCGCGTCGCGGAAGAGATGATCGTTAAAAATTTTGCGGAGGTGAAGTACGAATTGAACTTTATAGCTGGAAAGTGTAGTTTGTAG
- the sdhB gene encoding succinate dehydrogenase iron-sulfur subunit has protein sequence MTTTAHIEKKRLENPPARIKFKIQRREKEGATAHFETFELQYRRNLNVISALMEIRKNPVTVEGKQTTPPVWDMSCLEQVCGICTMVIDGKVRQSCSALIDDLLLASNSDTVTLEPMSKFPNVRDLKVDRSKMFDHLKQVNAWIELDGTYDLGPGPHIPNEVAQERYSLSRCMTCGCCLEACPQYGDDNYIGPQAIAQARLFNMHPVGKIEMDERLNGLMGEDGITNCGNAQNCIKVCPMNLPLTKAIYETNRDITVNAIFGWLKK, from the coding sequence ATGACGACGACTGCACATATAGAAAAAAAGCGTCTCGAAAATCCGCCAGCCAGGATCAAGTTCAAGATACAGCGGCGAGAGAAAGAAGGTGCGACGGCGCATTTTGAGACTTTTGAACTTCAATACCGCCGCAATTTGAATGTCATCTCGGCATTGATGGAGATACGTAAAAATCCCGTCACTGTTGAAGGCAAGCAGACAACGCCGCCGGTTTGGGATATGAGTTGTCTGGAACAGGTCTGCGGCATTTGCACTATGGTGATCGACGGCAAGGTTCGGCAGTCGTGCTCGGCGTTGATCGATGACTTGTTGCTTGCATCAAATTCGGATACGGTTACGCTTGAGCCGATGTCAAAATTTCCGAATGTACGCGACCTTAAGGTTGACCGCTCGAAGATGTTCGATCATCTCAAACAGGTCAACGCTTGGATCGAGCTTGATGGCACATACGATCTCGGTCCAGGGCCGCATATTCCAAATGAGGTCGCACAGGAGCGGTACTCTTTATCGCGATGCATGACTTGCGGTTGCTGTCTCGAAGCCTGTCCGCAATATGGCGATGACAATTACATCGGCCCGCAAGCCATCGCACAGGCGCGGCTCTTCAATATGCATCCTGTCGGCAAGATCGAGATGGACGAACGCCTAAACGGTCTGATGGGCGAGGACGGAATTACCAACTGTGGCAACGCGCAGAATTGTATAAAGGTTTGCCCAATGAACCTTCCGCTAACAAAAGCTATCTACGAAACTAATCGCGATATTACTGTGAACGCTATCTTTGGTTGGTTGAAGAAATAG
- the egtD gene encoding L-histidine N(alpha)-methyltransferase, with protein sequence MQSSTTPELTTFAEDVLHGLSSTPKSLSSKYFYDDEGSRLFQEIMKLPEYYLTGCEHEIFSTQTDAIFRAFAHGGGGFDLIELGAGDGTKTAVLVDHFLKHNADISYAPIDISQEALDALSTKFSIAFPSLKIETRTGDYFRILESLKQGSDKRKILLFLGSNIGNFSPDQALGFFRDLRKVMNPDDLLFIGFDIQKDPRVIVRAYDDTAGVTAAFNLNLLKRINRELGADFDLDKFSHYAVYRPVECAARSFLISREKQSVQIGALGRTFEFDQWEAIFMEISQKYSLKMIDEIAHESGFEVKQNFFDSRNYYCDSLWRPI encoded by the coding sequence ATGCAAAGCTCGACCACACCCGAACTAACGACATTCGCCGAAGATGTCCTTCACGGCTTATCTTCGACACCAAAATCACTCTCATCAAAGTATTTTTACGACGACGAAGGCTCGCGGCTGTTTCAGGAGATAATGAAGCTGCCCGAATATTACCTGACGGGCTGTGAGCACGAAATATTTTCGACACAGACCGATGCGATCTTTCGCGCATTCGCGCACGGCGGCGGCGGATTTGACCTGATCGAACTCGGCGCCGGTGACGGCACAAAAACGGCAGTGCTGGTCGATCATTTTCTCAAGCATAATGCCGACATTTCCTATGCGCCGATCGATATTTCTCAGGAAGCCCTAGATGCACTTTCAACCAAATTCTCCATTGCATTCCCATCGCTTAAGATCGAAACGCGAACCGGCGACTACTTCCGCATACTCGAGTCGCTCAAACAGGGATCGGACAAGCGAAAGATATTGCTTTTCTTAGGCTCCAATATTGGCAATTTCAGCCCGGATCAGGCACTCGGATTTTTCCGCGATCTCCGTAAAGTAATGAATCCGGACGATCTGCTGTTTATCGGTTTTGACATCCAAAAAGATCCGCGTGTGATCGTCAGAGCGTATGACGACACCGCGGGCGTTACCGCTGCGTTCAATCTTAATTTGCTCAAGCGCATCAACCGCGAACTCGGCGCCGATTTCGACCTCGACAAATTTTCGCATTACGCCGTCTATCGCCCGGTCGAATGTGCCGCACGTTCGTTTCTGATCAGCCGTGAAAAACAGAGCGTGCAGATCGGAGCACTAGGCCGCACATTCGAGTTCGACCAGTGGGAAGCGATCTTTATGGAGATCTCACAGAAATATAGTCTTAAAATGATCGACGAAATAGCTCATGAAAGCGGCTTTGAGGTAAAGCAGAATTTCTTTGACAGTCGCAACTATTATTGTGACTCGCTGTGGCGGCCGATCTAA
- a CDS encoding type II toxin-antitoxin system ParD family antitoxin: MARSTIHISVPEKWLDFVEIRVSEEGFGSVSEYFRELLRQDRQRRINRINNANRPHPASLLPSPIRNVFKP; encoded by the coding sequence ATGGCTAGATCAACGATACACATTTCAGTGCCAGAGAAGTGGCTGGATTTTGTAGAAATTAGGGTTTCCGAAGAGGGCTTTGGCTCGGTGAGCGAATATTTTCGAGAGCTTTTGCGTCAGGACCGACAACGGCGGATCAACCGTATCAATAACGCGAACCGTCCACATCCGGCCTCGTTACTGCCTAGCCCGATAAGGAACGTATTTAAACCTTAA
- a CDS encoding succinate dehydrogenase yields MAIKFPNTFLLRKLHQITGIVPLGMFFFVHMFTNSKAMNGDASFNKAVKEIHDIPYLLFIEIFGIFLPLIFHSVYGIMISAEAKPNVLNYGYGRNWFYVLQRTTGIFLFFFILFHILNFRFGVVPGLNMVPVAGNADKAFSIVAGEFQIPWVMAIYIIGILATAWHLAYGFFLFAVDWGIVIGEKAQKVVLYGCLGLALFLGAVGINAAFAFVRPCGLLPMALCEQPKMTIQEGPTKF; encoded by the coding sequence ATGGCGATAAAATTCCCCAACACTTTTCTTTTGAGGAAATTGCACCAGATCACGGGCATAGTGCCGCTGGGAATGTTTTTCTTCGTGCATATGTTCACGAACTCAAAAGCGATGAACGGCGACGCAAGCTTTAATAAAGCCGTAAAAGAAATACACGATATCCCTTATCTCTTGTTTATCGAGATATTCGGCATTTTTCTACCGCTGATCTTTCACTCCGTTTACGGCATCATGATCTCAGCGGAGGCCAAGCCGAACGTGCTCAATTACGGCTATGGCCGCAACTGGTTTTACGTTCTTCAACGGACGACCGGCATATTTCTGTTCTTCTTTATCCTCTTTCACATTTTGAATTTTCGCTTTGGTGTCGTTCCCGGATTAAATATGGTGCCTGTTGCGGGCAATGCGGATAAGGCATTTTCGATCGTTGCCGGCGAATTTCAGATTCCGTGGGTGATGGCGATCTACATCATCGGTATTTTGGCGACGGCGTGGCATCTGGCGTACGGATTCTTTTTGTTTGCGGTCGATTGGGGCATCGTGATCGGCGAAAAGGCGCAGAAAGTCGTGCTTTATGGTTGTCTCGGGTTGGCTTTATTTTTAGGGGCAGTTGGCATAAATGCCGCGTTCGCTTTTGTTCGCCCTTGCGGGCTTTTGCCAATGGCACTTTGTGAACAACCAAAGATGACGATACAGGAAGGGCCGACAAAATTTTGA